A section of the Leptotrichia sp. HSP-342 genome encodes:
- a CDS encoding metal ABC transporter ATP-binding protein: MANGQNKKLVSVQNLNFKYNNDYILNDINLDIFKGKNVAILGRNGGGKSTLVKVMLGFLRKNSGSIEFFTSENKIGYLPQIREFDTSFPINIFDLVISGLTNKNNLFRRFNNEEKKRAEILLEEFDIFHLKNKLINEVSGGQLQRALIARALISSPELIFLDEPESFLDKEFEFKLFEKIKELSDSTIVVISHELEKIYDYIDSIFVVEGNIQVYEKKEDYVCSNPYLHSHK, encoded by the coding sequence ATGGCTAACGGACAGAATAAAAAACTTGTGAGCGTGCAAAATCTTAATTTTAAATACAACAATGATTATATTTTGAACGATATAAACTTAGATATTTTTAAAGGAAAAAATGTTGCAATTCTGGGAAGAAATGGTGGCGGAAAATCGACTTTGGTAAAAGTTATGCTTGGATTTTTGAGAAAAAATTCTGGCAGTATTGAATTTTTTACAAGTGAAAACAAAATTGGATATTTGCCACAAATAAGGGAGTTTGACACTTCCTTTCCCATTAACATTTTTGACTTGGTAATATCGGGATTGACTAATAAAAATAACCTTTTCAGAAGATTTAACAATGAAGAAAAAAAACGTGCTGAAATACTCTTGGAGGAATTTGATATTTTTCATTTAAAAAATAAATTAATAAACGAAGTATCTGGAGGACAGCTTCAAAGGGCATTAATTGCACGTGCCTTAATTTCTTCGCCAGAACTTATTTTTCTTGATGAGCCGGAATCATTTCTGGATAAGGAATTTGAATTTAAACTTTTTGAAAAAATAAAGGAATTGTCAGATTCAACAATAGTTGTAATTTCTCACGAACTTGAAAAAATCTACGATTACATTGATTCAATTTTTGTCGTGGAAGGAAATATTCAAGTTTATGAGAAAAAGGAAGATTATGTGTGCAGCAATCCTTACTTACATTCACACAAATAA